A part of Streptomyces sp. NBC_00557 genomic DNA contains:
- a CDS encoding response regulator transcription factor, translating to MRLLLVEDDNHVAAALSAVLARHGFEVTHARSGEEALQALVPESDGFGVVLLDLGLPDQDGYEVCGKIRKRTSTPVIMVTARSDVRSRIHGLNLGADDYVVKPYDTGELLARIHAVSRRTAHEEPGSGGDGSLHLGPVRIELPTRQVTVDGAVVQLTRKEFDLLALLAQRPGVVFRREQIISEVWRTSWEGTGRTLEVHVASLRAKLRMPALIETVRGVGYRLVAPAA from the coding sequence ATGAGACTGCTGCTCGTCGAGGACGACAACCATGTCGCGGCGGCGCTGTCCGCCGTCCTCGCCCGGCACGGTTTCGAGGTCACCCACGCGCGCAGCGGCGAGGAGGCGCTGCAGGCGCTCGTCCCCGAGAGCGACGGCTTCGGTGTGGTCCTGCTCGACCTGGGGCTGCCCGACCAGGACGGTTACGAGGTCTGCGGCAAGATCCGCAAACGCACCAGCACCCCGGTGATCATGGTCACCGCGCGCTCCGACGTCCGCTCCCGCATCCACGGGCTCAACCTGGGCGCCGACGACTACGTGGTCAAGCCGTACGACACCGGGGAACTGCTCGCCCGCATCCACGCCGTCAGCAGGCGTACGGCGCACGAGGAGCCGGGGTCCGGCGGCGACGGCTCGCTGCACCTCGGTCCGGTCCGCATCGAACTGCCCACGCGCCAGGTCACCGTGGACGGCGCGGTCGTCCAGCTGACCCGCAAGGAGTTCGACCTGCTCGCCCTGCTCGCGCAGCGCCCCGGTGTGGTCTTCCGGCGCGAGCAGATCATCAGCGAGGTCTGGCGCACCAGTTGGGAGGGCACCGGCCGCACCCTGGAGGTGCACGTCGCCTCCCTGCGCGCCAAACTGCGCATGCCCGCGCTGATCGAGACCGTACGCGGCGTCGGCTACCGCCTCGTCGCCCCGGCCGCCTAG
- a CDS encoding DUF6204 family protein, translating to MTTRTFRITVRGAFDELTDAQRAGLLADAAEHDVLRAAFTPEGTLTYDIAARPAFVFRFSDSGEDEEDILEATERAEAAAKAWLTERGYGFKHLRSSAEDLSQAPMGKRQRRAARSNGA from the coding sequence ATGACCACTCGCACCTTCCGGATCACCGTCCGCGGCGCCTTCGACGAACTCACCGACGCCCAGCGGGCGGGGCTGCTGGCGGACGCCGCCGAGCACGACGTGCTGCGTGCCGCGTTCACGCCCGAGGGCACCCTCACCTACGACATCGCCGCCCGGCCGGCGTTCGTCTTCCGCTTCTCCGACAGCGGGGAGGACGAGGAGGACATCCTGGAGGCGACCGAGCGGGCCGAGGCGGCCGCGAAGGCCTGGCTGACCGAGCGCGGCTACGGCTTCAAGCACCTCCGCTCCAGTGCCGAGGACCTCTCCCAGGCTCCGATGGGCAAGCGGCAGCGGCGCGCGGCCCGTTCGAACGGGGCATAA
- a CDS encoding TAXI family TRAP transporter solute-binding subunit, which yields MSKVFPRLGRRRALPAAAAGAVVLGLLLWWLLPLGEKPPSGTIVFSTGTPRGVYQEYGERLRAEFAKDMPDLKVKLLNSAGSQENVQRVATGRADFTIAAADAVEAYELAHGSGAGRLRGVARLYDDYVHLIVRSDSDIRNVADLRHKRVAIGLPDSGVRLIADRVLRASGIDPRKDITPFSDGIDTGPGRLGRGGIDAFFWSGGLPTKGLVGMARKGAFKFVPIEGDVVKRLHGQGQESRYYRATNIPESAYPAVQQGTEVPTLAVSNLLMTRADVDPRLTEWVTRTVIKSRDGIGAHVHSAQLVDLRTAIYTDPLPLQEGARRYYREVKP from the coding sequence ATGTCCAAGGTCTTCCCCCGTCTCGGCAGGCGCCGGGCGCTGCCGGCCGCGGCCGCCGGCGCCGTGGTGCTCGGTCTCCTGCTGTGGTGGCTGCTGCCGCTGGGCGAGAAGCCGCCGAGCGGGACGATCGTCTTCAGCACGGGCACGCCCCGGGGGGTCTACCAGGAGTACGGCGAGCGGCTGCGCGCCGAGTTCGCCAAGGACATGCCCGATCTGAAGGTGAAGCTGCTGAACAGCGCCGGTTCGCAGGAGAACGTGCAGCGGGTGGCGACCGGCCGGGCCGACTTCACCATCGCGGCGGCCGACGCGGTGGAGGCGTACGAGCTGGCGCACGGCAGCGGCGCCGGGCGGCTGCGCGGAGTGGCCCGGCTGTACGACGACTACGTGCACCTCATCGTGCGCAGCGACTCGGACATCAGGAACGTCGCGGATCTGCGGCACAAGCGGGTGGCGATAGGGCTGCCCGACTCCGGGGTGCGGCTGATCGCCGACCGGGTGCTCAGGGCCTCCGGCATCGACCCGCGCAAGGACATCACGCCGTTCTCGGACGGCATCGACACCGGGCCCGGCCGGCTGGGGCGGGGCGGGATCGACGCCTTCTTCTGGTCGGGCGGCCTGCCGACCAAGGGGCTCGTCGGGATGGCCAGGAAGGGCGCCTTCAAGTTCGTGCCGATCGAGGGCGATGTCGTCAAGCGACTGCACGGCCAGGGCCAGGAGTCGCGCTACTACCGGGCCACCAACATCCCCGAGTCCGCCTATCCGGCCGTGCAACAGGGCACCGAGGTGCCGACCCTCGCGGTGTCCAACCTCCTGATGACCCGCGCGGACGTGGACCCCCGGCTCACCGAATGGGTGACCCGCACGGTGATCAAGAGCCGCGACGGCATAGGCGCCCATGTCCACTCCGCCCAGCTGGTCGACCTGCGCACCGCCATCTACACCGACCCACTGCCCCTCCAGGAGGGCGCCCGCCGCTACTACCGCGAGGTGAAGCCTTAG
- a CDS encoding amino acid ABC transporter permease, whose amino-acid sequence MFDFLDKYDVLGAFWTTVQLTLLSAVGSLVWGTLLAAMRVGPVPLMRGFGTTYVNIVRNIPLTVIILFTSLGLNQTLGITLGADKFETINFRLAVLGLIVYTSAFVCEAIRSGINTVPVGQAEAARAIGLSFTQVLFLVVLPQAFRAAVGPLTNVLIALTKNTTVAAAIGVAEAAYLMKKMVENEAQLLAISAVIAFGFCCLTLPTGLILGWVGKKVAVKR is encoded by the coding sequence GTGTTCGACTTTCTTGACAAGTACGACGTGCTGGGCGCCTTCTGGACGACGGTGCAGCTCACGCTGCTGTCGGCCGTGGGCTCCCTGGTCTGGGGCACCCTGCTGGCGGCCATGCGGGTGGGGCCGGTGCCCCTCATGCGCGGTTTCGGCACCACGTACGTGAACATCGTGCGCAACATCCCGCTCACGGTGATCATCCTGTTCACCTCGCTCGGTCTGAACCAGACGCTGGGCATCACCCTGGGCGCGGACAAGTTCGAGACGATCAACTTCCGGCTGGCCGTGCTGGGACTGATCGTCTACACGTCGGCCTTCGTCTGCGAGGCGATCCGCTCCGGCATCAACACGGTGCCCGTAGGCCAGGCCGAGGCGGCCCGGGCCATCGGCCTGAGCTTCACCCAGGTGCTGTTCCTGGTCGTGCTCCCGCAGGCCTTCCGCGCCGCGGTCGGACCGCTGACCAACGTGCTGATCGCGTTGACGAAGAACACGACCGTCGCGGCCGCGATCGGCGTGGCGGAAGCGGCGTACCTGATGAAGAAGATGGTGGAGAACGAGGCCCAACTGCTGGCGATCTCCGCGGTCATCGCCTTCGGGTTCTGCTGCCTGACCCTGCCGACCGGTCTGATCCTCGGCTGGGTGGGCAAGAAGGTGGCGGTGAAGCGATGA
- a CDS encoding putative leader peptide codes for MTDTCVRLWRRVHMDLVRYAGCVCRPPC; via the coding sequence ATGACCGACACCTGCGTGCGCCTGTGGCGGAGGGTCCACATGGACCTCGTCCGCTACGCGGGCTGCGTGTGTCGCCCGCCCTGCTGA
- a CDS encoding amino acid ABC transporter permease — MTSVLYDAQGPRARRRNVLYTALFLVALAALVWWVYTSLDDKGQLAWALWKPFFGSEAYTTYIWPGLQNTLKAAALAMVIALPLGAVLGIARLSDHAWVRVPATVVVEFFRAIPVLVLMIFGNELYSQYTNVSSDDRPLYAVVTGLVLYNASVLAEIVRAGILALPKGQSEAAMAIGLRKGQVMRLILLPQAVTAMLPAIVSQLVVVVKDTALGGAVLTYPELLASANTMSGYYGANTIASFTVVAVIFVAVNFTLTSFASWLEGRLRRRKKSTGAVLGVEDTVDIAGHAGAGTAA; from the coding sequence ATGACCTCGGTCCTTTACGACGCCCAGGGGCCGCGCGCCAGACGGCGCAACGTCCTGTACACGGCGCTCTTCCTGGTCGCCCTCGCCGCCCTGGTGTGGTGGGTGTACACGTCCCTCGACGACAAGGGCCAGCTGGCCTGGGCGCTGTGGAAACCGTTCTTCGGCTCGGAGGCCTACACGACGTACATCTGGCCGGGCCTGCAGAACACCCTGAAGGCGGCGGCCCTGGCGATGGTCATCGCGCTGCCGCTGGGCGCCGTCCTCGGCATCGCGCGGCTGTCGGACCACGCGTGGGTGCGGGTACCGGCGACGGTCGTGGTCGAGTTCTTCCGGGCGATTCCCGTGCTCGTCCTTATGATCTTCGGCAACGAGCTGTACAGCCAGTACACCAACGTCAGTTCGGACGACCGTCCGCTGTACGCGGTCGTCACCGGCCTGGTGCTGTACAACGCGTCGGTGCTCGCCGAGATCGTCCGCGCGGGCATCCTCGCCCTGCCGAAGGGCCAGTCCGAGGCGGCGATGGCGATCGGTCTGCGCAAGGGCCAGGTGATGCGGCTCATCCTGCTGCCGCAGGCGGTCACCGCGATGCTCCCGGCGATCGTCAGCCAGCTGGTGGTCGTGGTGAAGGACACCGCGCTCGGCGGCGCCGTCCTCACCTACCCCGAACTGCTCGCGTCCGCGAACACGATGAGCGGCTACTACGGCGCCAACACCATCGCCTCCTTCACGGTCGTCGCCGTGATCTTCGTGGCCGTCAACTTCACGCTGACCTCGTTCGCGAGCTGGCTCGAGGGCCGACTGCGACGGCGCAAGAAGTCGACGGGGGCGGTGCTCGGTGTCGAGGACACCGTGGACATCGCCGGCCATGCGGGAGCCGGCACCGCCGCCTGA
- a CDS encoding rhodanese-like domain-containing protein translates to MAVSGTGRSPVGIDELLERVRAGYRRIEAREAYEAARTGEALLVDIRYAALRERDGLIPGALVVERNELEWRLDPQGSHRLPEATSHDLRVVVVCNEGYASSLAAASLHQLGLHRATDLVGGFQAWRAEGLPVEPATP, encoded by the coding sequence CTGGCAGTGAGCGGCACCGGTCGGTCTCCGGTCGGCATCGACGAGTTGCTGGAGCGGGTGCGCGCGGGCTACCGGCGCATCGAGGCCCGCGAGGCGTACGAGGCGGCGCGGACGGGCGAGGCGCTGCTCGTCGACATCCGGTACGCGGCCCTGCGCGAGCGGGACGGGCTCATCCCCGGCGCGCTCGTCGTCGAGCGCAACGAACTGGAGTGGCGCCTCGACCCCCAGGGCAGCCACCGTCTCCCCGAGGCCACCAGCCACGACCTGCGTGTGGTGGTGGTCTGCAACGAGGGGTACGCCTCCAGTCTCGCCGCCGCCTCCCTGCACCAACTGGGCCTGCACCGGGCGACCGACCTGGTGGGCGGCTTCCAGGCATGGCGGGCCGAAGGCCTGCCGGTGGAGCCGGCCACGCCCTGA
- a CDS encoding cysteine dioxygenase — protein MSVSPASLSPAVGSTPTQADLLDFVRRTAADAELIASLPLDPEGRTWVRLEGPGGSEAWLIGWPPGTGTGWHDHADSVGAFFTASGTLKENSLAARLPTDGWKTLELTEGVDRERRLAAGQGRAFGRHHVHEVLNESREEHAISVHAYYPPLPRIRRYSRTGQVLRLEQVERPEDWQ, from the coding sequence GTGTCTGTCTCCCCTGCTTCCCTGTCCCCTGCCGTCGGCTCGACGCCCACCCAGGCGGACCTCCTCGACTTCGTACGGCGCACCGCCGCCGACGCCGAGCTGATCGCCTCCCTTCCGCTCGATCCGGAGGGCCGCACCTGGGTGCGGCTGGAGGGTCCGGGCGGCAGCGAGGCCTGGCTGATCGGCTGGCCGCCCGGCACCGGCACCGGCTGGCACGACCACGCCGACTCGGTCGGCGCGTTCTTCACCGCCTCCGGCACGCTCAAGGAGAACTCGCTCGCCGCCCGGCTGCCGACCGACGGCTGGAAGACCCTCGAACTCACCGAGGGCGTGGACCGCGAACGCCGGCTGGCCGCGGGCCAGGGCCGCGCCTTCGGCCGCCACCATGTCCACGAGGTTCTCAACGAGTCCCGCGAGGAGCACGCGATCTCCGTGCACGCCTACTATCCGCCCCTGCCCCGCATCCGGCGCTACAGCCGCACAGGTCAGGTCCTCCGCCTCGAGCAGGTCGAACGCCCGGAGGACTGGCAGTGA
- a CDS encoding amino acid ABC transporter ATP-binding protein: MTNVSVTKEESVVTSDELVVLKSVNKHFGALHVLQDIDLTIARGEVVVVIGPSGSGKSTLCRTINRLETIDSGTITIDGKPLPQEGKELARLRADVGMVFQSFNLFAHKTVLENVMLGQLKVRKADKKQAEEKARSLLDRVGVATQADKYPAQLSGGQQQRVAIARALAMDPKVMLFDEPTSALDPEMINEVLEVMQQLAREGMTMVVVTHEMGFARSAANRVVFMADGRIVEQAAPDQFFSNPRSDRAKDFLSKILHH; encoded by the coding sequence ATGACCAATGTATCGGTGACCAAGGAGGAAAGCGTGGTCACGTCCGACGAACTGGTCGTCCTGAAGAGCGTCAACAAGCACTTCGGCGCGTTGCACGTGCTCCAGGACATCGACCTGACGATCGCCCGCGGCGAGGTCGTCGTGGTCATCGGGCCCTCCGGGTCCGGGAAGTCGACGCTGTGCCGCACCATCAACCGCCTGGAGACGATCGACTCGGGCACCATCACCATCGACGGCAAGCCCCTGCCCCAGGAGGGCAAGGAGCTGGCCCGGCTGCGGGCGGACGTCGGGATGGTCTTCCAGTCCTTCAACCTCTTCGCGCACAAGACCGTGCTCGAGAACGTGATGCTCGGCCAGCTCAAGGTCCGCAAGGCGGACAAGAAGCAGGCCGAGGAGAAGGCCCGGTCCCTGCTCGACCGGGTCGGTGTGGCCACGCAGGCCGACAAGTACCCCGCCCAGCTGTCCGGCGGCCAGCAGCAGCGCGTGGCCATCGCGCGGGCGCTGGCGATGGACCCGAAGGTCATGCTCTTCGACGAGCCGACCTCCGCCCTCGACCCCGAGATGATCAACGAGGTCCTCGAGGTCATGCAGCAGCTCGCCCGTGAGGGCATGACGATGGTCGTCGTCACCCACGAGATGGGCTTCGCGCGGTCGGCCGCCAACCGCGTGGTCTTCATGGCCGACGGCCGGATCGTCGAACAGGCCGCGCCCGACCAGTTCTTCAGCAACCCGCGCAGCGACCGGGCCAAGGACTTCCTGTCCAAGATCCTGCACCACTGA
- a CDS encoding sensor histidine kinase: protein MRARLLPLLIVLMAAVLLALGVPLAVSLAAAQQQKVVVDRIDDTARFAALAQFVTAGPSGSRRTGTDDRLQALRSELASYYDVYGIRAGVFYRNGSAMANAPDDWFVPRTGEVRDAFEEALLSRRSHDPRQVWPWQHSRLVVASPVIRDGDVVAVVVTDSPTGQMRSRTLRGWMIIGAGEIAAMLLAVGAALRLTGWVLRPVRVLDATTHDIATGRLKSRVAVAGGPPELRRLARSFNEMADNVEDVLEQQRAFVADASHQLRNPLSALLLRIELLALELPEDNEEIASVRTEGKRLAQVLDDLLDLALAEHAEADLKVTDIGALAEERVAAWAPAAEANGVRLTGDCPPTTAWADPITLSSALDAVIDNAVKFTPEGGTVEVTVAADGDTSTVVVTDTGPGLTDEELARVGDRFWRSGRHQNVKGSGLGLSIVRTLLTAGGGSIEYAHHEPRGLRVTVRVPRHGEA from the coding sequence GTGCGCGCACGTCTGCTGCCGCTGCTCATCGTCCTGATGGCGGCGGTCCTGCTCGCCCTCGGGGTCCCGCTCGCCGTCAGCCTGGCCGCCGCCCAGCAGCAGAAGGTCGTCGTCGACCGCATCGACGACACGGCACGCTTCGCGGCGCTCGCCCAGTTCGTGACCGCCGGGCCCAGCGGATCGCGCCGCACCGGCACCGACGACCGCCTGCAGGCGCTGCGCAGCGAACTCGCCAGCTACTACGACGTCTACGGCATCCGCGCGGGCGTCTTCTACCGCAACGGCTCCGCGATGGCCAACGCCCCCGACGACTGGTTCGTACCGCGGACGGGGGAGGTGCGGGACGCCTTCGAGGAGGCGCTGCTCAGCCGGCGCAGCCATGACCCCCGACAGGTGTGGCCCTGGCAGCACAGCCGGCTGGTCGTGGCCTCGCCTGTGATCCGGGACGGGGACGTGGTGGCGGTCGTGGTCACCGACTCGCCCACCGGCCAGATGCGTTCCCGGACCCTGCGCGGCTGGATGATCATCGGGGCGGGCGAGATCGCGGCGATGCTGCTGGCCGTGGGCGCGGCGCTGCGGCTGACCGGCTGGGTGCTGCGGCCCGTACGGGTCCTGGACGCCACCACCCACGACATCGCCACCGGACGGCTGAAGTCCCGGGTGGCGGTCGCCGGCGGCCCGCCGGAACTCAGGCGGCTGGCCCGCTCGTTCAACGAGATGGCGGACAACGTCGAGGACGTGCTGGAGCAGCAGCGCGCCTTCGTCGCGGACGCCTCGCACCAGCTGCGCAACCCGCTCTCGGCGCTGCTGCTGCGCATCGAACTGCTGGCACTCGAACTCCCGGAGGACAACGAGGAGATCGCCTCGGTGCGCACCGAGGGCAAGCGCCTCGCGCAGGTTCTGGACGACCTGCTCGACCTCGCGCTGGCCGAGCACGCCGAGGCGGACCTGAAGGTGACCGACATCGGCGCGCTCGCCGAGGAGCGGGTCGCCGCCTGGGCGCCGGCCGCCGAGGCCAACGGCGTCCGGCTCACCGGGGACTGCCCGCCCACGACCGCCTGGGCGGACCCGATCACCCTGTCCAGCGCCCTGGACGCGGTGATCGACAACGCGGTGAAGTTCACCCCCGAGGGGGGCACGGTGGAGGTCACCGTGGCCGCCGACGGCGACACCTCCACGGTCGTCGTCACCGACACCGGGCCCGGCCTCACCGACGAGGAACTCGCCCGCGTGGGCGACCGCTTCTGGCGCAGCGGCCGCCACCAGAACGTCAAGGGCTCGGGCCTGGGCCTGTCCATCGTGCGCACCCTTCTCACGGCCGGCGGCGGCTCGATCGAGTACGCCCACCACGAGCCGCGGGGCCTGCGGGTGACGGTGAGGGTTCCGAGGCACGGGGAGGCGTGA
- a CDS encoding FAD-dependent monooxygenase, producing the protein MDPVIVVGAGPVGLALALALARQDVPCVVLDEGPGKDEPRPARTVVLREHTAALLERLTGVALDEHGVRWAGWRSVRRKQVMTEIAFDADDPAAPLHIAQHTVTGALRAAVADEPLVRLAVDSRLDGIEQERSGVTAHTRGPNGTWWRGSYLVGCDGPRSTVRKLLDVRFPGRTAVERHAVAALRAELPWEGRALLHRMPPWRQSGPSAGEVTARPLPDGVWRLDWLLPPGKDLVTPEILVARIRETLAGWTDGSTPAYDLLDTGVHTVHHRLARRWRVGRVFLAGDAAHLLGALGTQGLDEGLRDADNLAWKLASVWHHGPREALLDSYQSERRAVIAARLRAADQALPVLRGGGGLRQIVPGAARGHDALLADGHLGRGPLGAPGAYSSSPLTPGQLEGEIPVGTLPGEPVTDVRVTAEDGSFVQLRDRLGRGALLVVLIAPGTGVWDRKHWVSAGVMPRLAAAVTALPCPAELLVAESYPGAPAHSVLLVRPDGHLVTALSGVRPADLYSAAEAAVGGAAREEARVASGAR; encoded by the coding sequence ATGGACCCGGTGATCGTCGTCGGAGCGGGGCCGGTCGGGCTGGCGCTCGCTCTGGCGCTGGCCCGACAGGACGTGCCGTGCGTCGTGCTGGACGAGGGCCCCGGCAAGGACGAACCCCGCCCGGCCCGGACCGTCGTGCTGCGCGAGCACACCGCCGCCCTGCTGGAGCGGCTGACCGGGGTGGCGCTCGACGAGCACGGTGTGCGCTGGGCCGGATGGCGCTCGGTCCGGCGCAAGCAGGTCATGACCGAGATCGCCTTCGACGCGGACGATCCCGCGGCCCCGCTGCACATCGCCCAGCACACCGTCACCGGCGCCCTGCGCGCGGCCGTCGCCGACGAGCCCCTCGTCAGGCTGGCCGTGGACAGCCGCCTGGACGGGATCGAGCAGGAGCGTTCCGGCGTCACCGCGCACACCCGCGGCCCGAACGGCACCTGGTGGCGCGGCAGTTACCTGGTCGGCTGCGACGGCCCGCGCTCCACGGTACGCAAACTCCTGGACGTCCGTTTCCCGGGCCGTACGGCGGTGGAGCGGCACGCGGTCGCCGCGCTGCGCGCGGAACTTCCCTGGGAGGGTCGCGCGTTGCTCCATCGGATGCCGCCGTGGCGGCAGTCCGGGCCCTCGGCCGGGGAGGTGACCGCCCGCCCCCTCCCGGACGGGGTGTGGCGCCTGGACTGGTTGCTGCCGCCGGGCAAGGACCTAGTCACGCCCGAGATCCTGGTGGCCCGGATCCGCGAGACCCTCGCAGGCTGGACCGACGGCTCCACACCGGCGTACGACCTGCTCGACACCGGTGTTCACACGGTGCACCACCGGCTGGCCCGCCGGTGGCGCGTCGGCCGGGTCTTCCTCGCCGGGGACGCGGCCCACCTGCTGGGCGCGCTCGGCACCCAGGGGCTGGACGAGGGGCTGAGGGACGCCGACAACCTCGCCTGGAAGCTGGCCTCGGTCTGGCATCACGGCCCGCGCGAGGCGCTGCTGGACAGCTACCAGTCCGAGCGGCGTGCGGTGATCGCCGCGCGGCTGCGCGCCGCCGACCAGGCGCTGCCGGTGCTGCGCGGCGGAGGCGGGCTGCGCCAGATCGTGCCGGGTGCGGCGCGGGGCCACGACGCGCTGCTCGCGGACGGCCACCTGGGGCGCGGGCCGCTGGGTGCGCCGGGGGCGTACTCCTCCTCTCCGCTCACGCCCGGGCAGCTGGAGGGTGAGATCCCGGTCGGCACCCTGCCCGGCGAGCCGGTCACCGACGTACGGGTCACCGCGGAGGATGGTTCCTTCGTCCAGTTGCGCGACCGGCTCGGCCGCGGCGCCCTGCTCGTGGTCCTGATCGCGCCGGGCACGGGCGTGTGGGACCGCAAGCACTGGGTCTCGGCCGGAGTCATGCCCCGCCTCGCGGCGGCCGTGACCGCCCTGCCGTGCCCGGCGGAACTGCTGGTCGCCGAGAGCTACCCGGGTGCGCCGGCGCACAGCGTGCTGCTGGTACGCCCCGACGGCCATCTGGTCACCGCGCTGAGCGGGGTCCGGCCGGCCGACCTGTACTCGGCGGCGGAGGCGGCGGTGGGCGGCGCGGCCAGGGAAGAGGCACGGGTCGCTTCCGGCGCCCGCTGA
- a CDS encoding MarR family winged helix-turn-helix transcriptional regulator: MSDPLDAVLRLVRAQAALVRRFASRLSGLHGVSLADFTLLLRLSQAPGGRMRRVDLAEALGMTASGVTRGLAPLERIGLVTREPDARDARVAYASLTATGRRRLREMTATAEETATEIFTAPAWSGETIAQLSTLLTRLGGTGLTGD, translated from the coding sequence ATGAGTGACCCCCTGGACGCGGTGCTGCGGCTGGTACGGGCCCAGGCGGCGCTGGTACGGCGCTTCGCCTCCCGGCTGAGCGGGCTGCACGGCGTCAGCCTCGCCGACTTCACCCTGCTGCTGCGGCTGTCGCAGGCGCCCGGCGGACGGATGCGCCGCGTCGACCTCGCCGAGGCACTGGGCATGACGGCCTCCGGGGTCACGCGCGGGCTGGCGCCGCTGGAGCGGATCGGACTGGTGACCCGCGAGCCGGACGCACGGGACGCGCGCGTGGCCTACGCGTCGCTGACCGCGACGGGCCGCCGGCGACTGCGGGAGATGACCGCCACGGCCGAGGAGACCGCCACCGAGATCTTCACCGCCCCAGCATGGAGCGGCGAGACCATCGCCCAGCTGTCGACCCTGCTCACGCGTCTCGGCGGCACCGGCCTGACCGGCGACTGA
- a CDS encoding glutamate ABC transporter substrate-binding protein: MKLRKVTAASAAVLALAVGATACGGGKKDDNGSSGGGKKIAIGIKFDQPGIGQKTPQGYAGFDVDVATYVAKKLGYSADQIEWKESKSADRETMLQRGDVDFIAASYSITPERQQKVDFAGPYLLAHQDVLVRADDNSIKSPSDLNNKKLCSVTGSTSAQNVHDKLAPKAQLQEYPTYSACLTGLQNKAIDALTTDDAILAGYAAQSQFKGKFKLGGFKMTNENYGIGVKKGSDLKAKINKALQDMVADGSWQKAVDKNLAPAGYKNEPAPKIGDIKS, translated from the coding sequence ATGAAGCTCCGCAAGGTCACCGCCGCATCGGCCGCCGTGCTCGCCCTCGCCGTGGGGGCCACCGCCTGCGGCGGCGGCAAGAAGGACGACAACGGCTCCTCCGGCGGCGGCAAGAAGATCGCCATCGGCATCAAGTTCGACCAGCCGGGCATCGGCCAGAAGACCCCGCAGGGCTACGCGGGCTTCGACGTCGACGTGGCCACCTATGTCGCCAAGAAGCTCGGTTACTCGGCCGACCAGATCGAGTGGAAGGAGTCGAAGAGCGCCGACCGCGAGACCATGCTGCAGCGCGGTGACGTCGACTTCATCGCCGCCTCCTACTCGATCACCCCCGAGCGCCAGCAGAAGGTCGACTTCGCCGGCCCCTACCTGCTGGCCCACCAGGACGTGCTGGTCCGCGCGGACGACAACTCGATCAAGTCTCCGTCCGACCTCAACAACAAGAAGCTGTGTTCGGTCACCGGCTCGACCTCGGCGCAGAACGTGCACGACAAGCTGGCCCCCAAGGCCCAGCTCCAGGAGTACCCGACGTACTCCGCCTGCCTGACCGGCCTGCAGAACAAGGCGATCGACGCCCTGACGACGGACGACGCCATCCTCGCCGGCTACGCCGCCCAGTCCCAGTTCAAGGGCAAGTTCAAGCTCGGCGGCTTCAAGATGACCAACGAGAACTACGGCATCGGCGTCAAGAAGGGCAGCGACCTCAAGGCCAAGATCAACAAGGCGCTCCAGGACATGGTCGCCGACGGTTCCTGGCAGAAGGCCGTGGACAAGAACCTCGCCCCGGCCGGCTACAAGAACGAGCCCGCCCCGAAGATCGGCGACATCAAGAGCTGA